From a single Arachis hypogaea cultivar Tifrunner chromosome 3, arahy.Tifrunner.gnm2.J5K5, whole genome shotgun sequence genomic region:
- the LOC112788845 gene encoding serine/threonine-protein kinase UCNL, translated as MSTNDMDFPLPPLPSPPPPPTTTTTPHPLNLDNLKALKILGKGAMGTVFLVHDITATSTTFFALKVVDKTTHHGKLDADRRARWEIEVLSKLSSHPFLPSLLGSLDTPDFLAWALPYCPGGDLNRLRYRQNDRVFSPSVIRFYLAEILCALHHLHSLGIAYRDLKPENVLIQHNGHVTLTDFDLSRKLTPKTVATTSHTVTTVATDITNKGNSIPPSVPTDPNKIPSEPPHRRRHRRNFTRWFPLHSPDAARKNLKKVKSARVSPVSRRRTSFIGDGERSNSFVGTEEYVAPEVVRGEGHDFAVDWWALGILAYEMMYGTTPFKGKNRKDTFRNVLVKSPEFVGKRSSLTDLIEKLLEKEPTARLGYTRGADEIKEHKFFRGVRWDMLTEVVRPPFIPGRNDAGSRESMEGLLGGEGGVNIRDYFQRSRLPPSLPPSPLPSPSGKFKRNVSLSEF; from the coding sequence ATGTCCACCAACGACATGGATTTCCCATTACCACCCTTAccctcaccaccaccaccaccaacaacaacaacaacccctCACCCTCTTAACCTAGACAACCTTAAAGCCCTCAAAATCCTTGGCAAAGGTGCCATGGGCACCGTCTTCCTCGTCCACGACATCACCGCCACCTCTACCACCTTCTTCGCCCTCAAGGTCGTCGATAAAACCACCCACCACGGCAAGCTTGACGCCGACCGCCGCGCCCGCTGGGAAATCGAAGTCCTCTCCAAGCTCTCCAGCCACCCCTTCCTCCCTTCCCTCCTGGGCTCCCTCGACACTCCGGACTTCCTCGCCTGGGCCCTACCATACTGCCCCGGTGGCGACCTCAACCGCCTCCGCTACCGGCAAAACGACCGCGTGTTCTCCCCCTCCGTCATCCGGTTCTACCTCGCGGAGATTCTGTGCGCCCTCCACCACCTCCATTCCCTCGGTATCGCGTACCGTGACCTCAAACCGGAAAATGTCCTCATCCAACACAACGGTCACGTGACACTCACGGACTTCGACCTCTCACGCAAACTCACACCCAAAACCGTTGCAACAACCTCTCATACGGTTACAACAGTTGCAACTGACATTACCAACAAAGGTAACAGCATTCCGCCATCGGTTCCCACGGATCCTAATAAGATTCCATCAGAACCTCCTCATCGCAGGAGACACCGCCGGAACTTCACCCGCTGGTTCCCGCTCCACTCGCCGGATGCAGCTCGTAAGAACTTGAAGAAAGTGAAATCCGCCAGAGTCAGCCCCGTGAGTCGACGCAGGACGAGTTTCATCGGCGACGGCGAGAGGTCCAACTCGTTCGTCGGTACCGAGGAGTACGTGGCGCCGGAGGTGGTGCGCGGCGAGGGACACGATTTCGCCGTGGATTGGTGGGCGCTGGGGATTCTGGCGTATGAGATGATGTACGGTACGACGCCGTTTAAGGGGAAGAACCGCAAGGATACGTTCCGGAATGTGTTAGTGAAGTCGCCGGAGTTCGTTGGAAAACGGTCGTCGCTGACGGATCTCATCGAGAAGCTTCTGGAGAAGGAACCGACGGCGAGATTGGGGTACACTCGCGGAGCCGATGAGATCAAGGAGCACAAGTTCTTCCGAGGTGTAAGGTGGGACATGTTGACGGAGGTGGTGCGGCCGCCGTTCATTCCGGGAAGGAACGACGCCGGATCCCGTGAATCGATGGAGGGTTTGTTAGGTGGAGAGGGCGGCGTGAACATTAGAGATTATTTTCAAAGGTCGCGGTTGCCGCCGTCTTTGCCACCCTCGCCGTTGCCCTCGCCATCCGGCAAGTTCAAGAGGAATGTTTCTCTATCGGAATTCTAA